One region of Marivirga arenosa genomic DNA includes:
- the panC gene encoding pantoate--beta-alanine ligase, with translation MITTGSIAEIQSLIRKYKAEGKKIGFVPTMGALHDGHLSLVNKAREKSDIVVSSIYVNPTQFNNQEDLQHYPRKTEQDKSLLGNCGCDILFLPSDEIMYADKSIISFDFGPLDKVMEGEFRPGHFSGVALIVSKLFNIVQPDFAFFGQKDLQQLSIIKTLVKDLLFNIEIVSVPIKRETHGLAMSSRNERLSEEDRKEAKIFYEALNAAKNIISEKKSTEEAKSKVQELFKNHKAELEYFEIVSDKDLLPKSENYLAPDTVLCIAGFIGNVRLIDNMYIIS, from the coding sequence ATGATTACAACGGGCTCAATCGCTGAAATTCAATCACTTATTAGAAAATATAAAGCTGAAGGTAAAAAAATCGGCTTTGTCCCTACTATGGGAGCGCTTCATGACGGACACTTAAGTTTGGTAAATAAGGCTAGAGAAAAATCTGACATTGTTGTGTCTAGCATTTATGTAAATCCTACTCAATTCAATAATCAAGAAGACTTACAACATTACCCAAGAAAGACGGAACAGGATAAAAGTCTTTTAGGCAATTGTGGTTGTGACATTTTATTTCTTCCATCTGATGAAATCATGTATGCAGATAAAAGCATTATTTCTTTTGACTTTGGCCCATTAGATAAAGTGATGGAAGGGGAATTCCGGCCTGGCCATTTTAGCGGGGTAGCATTAATCGTTTCCAAACTATTTAACATTGTTCAGCCTGACTTTGCTTTTTTTGGGCAAAAAGACTTACAGCAATTATCCATTATCAAAACATTAGTTAAGGATTTATTATTCAATATTGAGATTGTAAGCGTCCCAATTAAAAGAGAAACTCATGGTTTAGCTATGTCATCTAGAAATGAGCGTTTATCAGAAGAAGATAGAAAAGAGGCTAAAATATTCTATGAAGCCTTAAATGCCGCGAAAAATATTATCTCTGAGAAAAAATCAACAGAGGAAGCCAAATCTAAAGTTCAGGAGCTATTTAAAAACCATAAAGCCGAATTAGAATATTTTGAAATCGTAAGCGATAAAGATTTACTTCCTAAATCTGAGAACTACTTAGCCCCAGATACCGTTCTTTGCATAGCAGGGTTTATAGGAAATGTGAGATTAATAGATAACATGTATATTATTTCTTAA
- the panD gene encoding aspartate 1-decarboxylase, whose amino-acid sequence MLIEVCKSKIHRVKVTQAELHYVGSITIDEDLMEASNIIENEKVQIVNINNGERLETYVIKGERGSGMVCLNGPAARRVQVGDIIIIISYAQMEFEEAKSFKPSLIFPDANNKLS is encoded by the coding sequence ATGTTAATCGAAGTTTGCAAATCAAAAATTCACAGAGTAAAGGTTACTCAGGCAGAATTACATTATGTAGGAAGTATTACCATTGATGAGGACTTAATGGAAGCCTCCAACATAATTGAAAACGAGAAAGTACAAATAGTCAACATCAATAATGGTGAAAGACTAGAAACTTACGTTATCAAAGGAGAAAGAGGCTCTGGGATGGTCTGCCTAAATGGCCCTGCTGCAAGAAGAGTACAAGTAGGTGATATTATTATTATCATCAGCTATGCTCAAATGGAGTTTGAAGAAGCTAAATCTTTTAAACCTTCCTTGATATTCCCTGATGCTAACAACAAATTATCTTAA
- a CDS encoding lysylphosphatidylglycerol synthase transmembrane domain-containing protein, whose translation MRKGLQSFIKYTLSLGVAILLFWYLYKDKDFNEMMLSFKKADIKWIILSIALAIFSHYLRAWRWNMLLEPIGYNLKTSRTFLAVMVGYLANFVVPRMGEISRCGILKKTDNVAVTQGFGSVVTERVFDLICLIAIVFITLTLEFKRLNEFFLNLFLDKASGIQKNYITLIVIGITLITVLLLTVFFLKRNHRKLQQNELYNKIISFLRQLVEGLTSVSKLKNPALFWLATIAIWVCYYFMTYVFFFSMDVTQNLGISAGFVLLVLGGIGMATPVQGGIGAFHYLVSAGLLLYGIAEKDGITFAFLLHTTNSIAIIVVGSISLFISMIIPKRFSNQNYANS comes from the coding sequence TTGAGGAAAGGACTTCAATCATTTATTAAATACACCCTATCTCTTGGTGTTGCAATTTTGTTATTCTGGTATCTTTATAAAGATAAAGATTTCAATGAAATGATGTTAAGCTTTAAAAAAGCTGACATCAAATGGATTATCCTTTCTATTGCCCTTGCTATTTTTAGCCATTACTTAAGAGCTTGGAGATGGAATATGTTATTAGAGCCAATTGGTTATAATTTAAAAACTTCAAGAACTTTCCTGGCGGTGATGGTAGGCTATTTAGCTAATTTTGTAGTTCCTAGAATGGGTGAAATCTCAAGATGTGGAATTTTAAAGAAAACTGATAATGTAGCAGTTACCCAAGGGTTTGGCAGTGTTGTAACTGAAAGAGTCTTTGATTTAATCTGTTTAATTGCTATTGTTTTCATTACACTCACTTTGGAATTCAAAAGATTGAATGAATTCTTCCTTAACTTATTTCTAGATAAGGCCTCGGGTATTCAAAAAAACTACATTACTCTCATTGTGATTGGTATAACTTTAATTACTGTGTTGCTTTTAACTGTTTTTTTCTTAAAAAGAAACCACAGAAAGCTTCAGCAGAATGAATTATACAATAAAATCATAAGCTTTTTAAGGCAATTAGTTGAGGGGCTAACTTCAGTTAGTAAATTGAAAAATCCTGCTTTATTTTGGCTTGCCACCATTGCCATTTGGGTTTGCTATTACTTCATGACCTATGTGTTCTTTTTTAGCATGGATGTCACTCAGAATTTAGGGATCTCAGCAGGATTTGTTCTTTTAGTATTAGGAGGAATAGGCATGGCCACTCCTGTTCAAGGAGGTATTGGAGCCTTTCATTATTTAGTTAGTGCAGGACTCTTATTGTATGGAATAGCCGAAAAAGATGGAATCACATTTGCCTTTCTTCTGCATACTACGAATTCTATTGCTATTATTGTAGTAGGAAGTATCTCACTATTTATTAGTATGATAATTCCTAAAAGATTCTCAAATCAAAATTATGCCAACAGCTGA
- the rfaE2 gene encoding D-glycero-beta-D-manno-heptose 1-phosphate adenylyltransferase encodes MPTADKIIVKRELLELRNEWKNEKLVFTNGCFDILHLGHVDYLEKAAEKGTKLIVAINTDQSVSKLKGPDRPVNDEYSRCRLIAALAFVDAVILFSEDTPLSLITDIKPDVLVKGNDYTIDNIVGADVVIENGGKVETIELVKGYSTTNIINKLSK; translated from the coding sequence ATGCCAACAGCTGATAAAATAATAGTTAAGAGAGAGCTTCTTGAGTTAAGAAATGAGTGGAAGAATGAAAAGCTTGTATTTACCAACGGCTGCTTTGACATTCTACATTTGGGACATGTTGACTATTTAGAAAAAGCTGCAGAAAAAGGCACAAAATTAATTGTTGCAATCAATACAGATCAGTCTGTAAGTAAATTAAAAGGCCCGGATAGACCGGTAAATGATGAATATTCAAGATGCCGCTTAATTGCAGCATTAGCTTTTGTAGATGCTGTAATTCTGTTCTCTGAAGATACTCCCCTATCCTTGATTACCGATATAAAGCCTGATGTTTTAGTTAAAGGAAATGACTATACAATTGACAACATTGTAGGAGCAGATGTCGTAATTGAAAACGGTGGAAAAGTTGAGACTATTGAACTTGTGAAAGGATATTCTACCACAAATATTATTAATAAATTAAGTAAATAA
- a CDS encoding zinc metallopeptidase: MFLIVIVIGFTIISYSVNARLKSKFKKYSQISLSSGISGKEAAEKMLRDNGIHDVQVMSVEGQLTDHYNPAKKTVNLSSDVYHGRSAAAVAVAAHEVGHAVQHAQAYSFLELRSALVPLQNVSAKIINFVFMAMLFGAFFIQGLFSFELAMMVIIGCYTVFTLFAFITLPVEYDASKRGLAWMTSSGVTTSQEHDMAKDSLKWAARTYLVAAIGSLVTLLYYVMMFMGSRD; the protein is encoded by the coding sequence ATGTTTCTAATCGTAATAGTAATTGGTTTTACCATTATCAGTTATAGTGTAAATGCCAGATTAAAGAGTAAATTTAAAAAGTATTCACAGATTAGCCTTAGTTCAGGAATTTCTGGTAAAGAGGCTGCAGAAAAAATGTTGCGTGATAATGGAATACATGATGTACAGGTAATGTCAGTTGAAGGGCAGTTGACTGATCACTACAATCCTGCAAAGAAAACGGTAAATCTTAGTTCTGATGTTTATCATGGTAGGTCTGCTGCTGCAGTAGCTGTTGCAGCTCATGAGGTAGGTCATGCGGTTCAACATGCACAAGCCTATTCATTCTTAGAATTAAGATCTGCCTTAGTGCCCTTACAAAACGTAAGTGCTAAAATCATAAACTTTGTTTTTATGGCCATGCTATTCGGAGCATTTTTTATCCAAGGATTATTTAGCTTTGAATTAGCCATGATGGTCATTATAGGATGTTATACAGTATTTACATTATTTGCATTTATAACATTACCAGTGGAGTACGATGCCAGTAAAAGAGGTTTAGCTTGGATGACAAGCTCAGGCGTAACCACTTCACAAGAGCATGATATGGCTAAAGATTCATTAAAATGGGCTGCAAGAACCTATTTAGTTGCTGCAATTGGTTCATTAGTGACCCTGCTCTATTATGTGATGATGTTTATGGGTAGCCGAGATTAA
- a CDS encoding acyl-CoA dehydrogenase, whose protein sequence is MDFQLTEEQLAVQAAARDFAQNELLPGVIDRDTHEKFPAEQIKKMGELGFMGMMVDPKYNGGGMDTISYVLAMEEISKIDSSASVSMSVNNSLVCWGIEKYGTEEQKEKYLKRLATGEIIGAFCLSEPEAGSDATSQRTTAEDKGDYYLLNGTKNWITNGNSASVYLVIAQTDKEKGHKGINALIVEKDMEGFQVGKKEEKMGIRGSDTHSLMFTDVKVPKENRIGEDGFGFNFAMATLNGGRIGIAAQALGIASGAYELALKYSKERKAFGKEINQHQAIAFKLADMATNIETARLLCLKAAWLKDQKKDFSQASAMAKLFASQVAMDTTVEAVQVHGGYGYVKEYHVERLMRDAKITQIYEGTSEIQKIVISRNILK, encoded by the coding sequence ATGGATTTTCAACTTACGGAAGAGCAGTTAGCCGTGCAAGCTGCTGCAAGAGATTTTGCACAAAACGAATTATTACCGGGTGTTATCGATCGTGACACTCATGAAAAATTCCCAGCTGAACAAATTAAGAAAATGGGTGAGCTAGGATTCATGGGGATGATGGTTGATCCTAAATATAATGGTGGCGGAATGGACACAATTTCTTATGTCCTGGCTATGGAAGAAATTTCAAAAATCGATAGTTCTGCTTCTGTTTCAATGTCTGTTAATAACTCTTTAGTATGCTGGGGGATAGAAAAATACGGTACTGAAGAGCAAAAAGAAAAATATCTTAAAAGATTAGCAACGGGTGAGATAATAGGTGCATTTTGTTTATCAGAGCCGGAAGCTGGTTCAGACGCCACTTCACAAAGAACAACGGCAGAAGATAAAGGTGATTATTACTTATTAAATGGTACTAAAAACTGGATAACTAACGGTAATAGTGCATCTGTTTATTTAGTAATTGCTCAAACGGATAAAGAAAAAGGCCACAAGGGAATTAACGCCTTGATTGTTGAAAAAGACATGGAAGGCTTCCAAGTAGGTAAAAAAGAAGAGAAAATGGGAATCAGAGGTTCTGATACTCACTCTTTAATGTTTACTGATGTAAAAGTACCTAAAGAAAATAGAATTGGTGAAGACGGTTTCGGATTCAACTTTGCTATGGCTACTTTAAACGGTGGTAGAATTGGTATTGCTGCTCAAGCATTAGGTATTGCATCAGGTGCTTACGAATTGGCCCTTAAATATTCAAAAGAAAGAAAAGCTTTTGGGAAAGAGATCAACCAGCACCAAGCTATTGCTTTTAAGTTAGCGGATATGGCTACAAACATCGAAACCGCTCGTTTATTATGTTTAAAAGCTGCATGGTTGAAAGATCAAAAGAAAGATTTCTCTCAAGCAAGTGCTATGGCTAAACTTTTTGCTTCACAAGTGGCAATGGACACTACTGTTGAGGCTGTTCAAGTTCATGGTGGATACGGTTATGTTAAGGAATACCATGTTGAAAGATTAATGCGTGATGCAAAAATCACACAGATTTACGAAGGTACTTCTGAGATTCAAAAAATTGTGATCTCAAGAAATATTCTAAAGTAA
- a CDS encoding AraC family transcriptional regulator, producing the protein MEDYNKIIESLGVKFVKAKNIKIQKPVTVSNLYEVENKIIWVNKGEVLLGEEKLLAKEGDFAFIPGGKAHQITYGRGSQIETITNDKFISGKSEYFNSITHDELLSEGGDSFSYISFEAKVFDSVNFFASLDIPPFIFSNDVIKSLHDKIFSELNTDEPGADRMVKVLTEYLLVELFRHIVRNKLFVEQLATNSTYFKDPRLIDIFNYINEHLGGDLSNKKLAEVANVSEDYVGQYFKMLTGINPQDYIEYQRMEEAVTLLRTSKKSIRDIGHEVGYKDTAYFCRRFKMMFGIPAGKMRRRESLMNV; encoded by the coding sequence ATGGAAGATTACAACAAAATCATTGAATCCCTTGGCGTTAAGTTCGTCAAAGCAAAAAATATTAAAATACAAAAACCGGTAACCGTTAGTAACCTGTATGAAGTAGAAAATAAAATTATATGGGTTAATAAAGGAGAAGTACTATTAGGGGAAGAAAAACTTTTAGCAAAAGAGGGAGATTTTGCTTTTATTCCCGGTGGAAAAGCACATCAAATTACTTACGGAAGAGGAAGTCAGATTGAAACTATTACTAATGATAAATTCATAAGTGGTAAATCTGAGTACTTCAATTCAATTACACACGATGAGTTACTTTCTGAAGGTGGAGATAGCTTCAGCTATATTTCATTCGAAGCAAAAGTATTTGATTCAGTTAACTTCTTTGCTTCTTTAGATATTCCCCCGTTCATATTCAGTAATGATGTGATTAAGTCCTTACACGATAAAATCTTTTCTGAATTAAATACGGATGAGCCTGGTGCTGATCGTATGGTAAAAGTGTTGACTGAATATTTATTAGTAGAGTTATTCAGACATATCGTTAGAAATAAATTATTTGTGGAGCAATTGGCTACCAACAGTACTTATTTCAAAGATCCAAGATTAATTGATATCTTCAACTACATCAATGAGCACTTAGGCGGTGATTTATCAAATAAAAAGCTAGCCGAGGTTGCGAATGTATCTGAAGATTATGTAGGCCAGTATTTCAAGATGCTTACAGGTATTAATCCTCAAGATTATATTGAATACCAAAGAATGGAAGAAGCGGTAACGCTATTAAGAACTTCTAAAAAGAGCATTCGTGACATTGGACATGAAGTAGGTTATAAAGATACTGCTTATTTCTGCCGAAGATTTAAAATGATGTTCGGAATTCCTGCAGGAAAAATGAGAAGAAGAGAATCTTTAATGAACGTTTAA
- a CDS encoding phosphoglycerol geranylgeranyltransferase: MTKKKLNQLSSGSENKRKFFALLIDPDKVKDRASLQRLVNMAIENEVDFFFVGGSLIVSDLLSACISEIKSATDIPVILFPGNNQYIDLQSDAILYLSLISGRNPDLLIGQHVLSAPILKRSKMEVWPTGYMLIDGGNKTSVSYMSNTNPIPHDKYDIAVSTAIAGELLGLQLIYMDAGSGAEKMISEKMIASVKRAIEIPLVIGGGINSVSKAKSAWKSGADVVVVGNAIEQNPDLLIEMTEAKIVLNQQLNVH, from the coding sequence ATGACAAAGAAGAAGCTTAACCAACTTAGCTCAGGCAGTGAAAATAAACGTAAATTCTTTGCCCTATTAATTGATCCTGATAAAGTAAAAGATAGAGCTTCATTGCAAAGGCTAGTCAATATGGCTATTGAAAATGAAGTTGATTTCTTTTTTGTTGGCGGTAGTTTAATAGTTTCTGATTTATTAAGTGCGTGCATATCAGAAATCAAATCAGCAACAGACATTCCTGTAATTCTATTTCCTGGAAATAATCAATATATCGACTTGCAATCGGATGCAATTCTTTATCTCTCTCTCATTTCTGGCAGAAATCCTGATTTGTTGATAGGTCAACATGTTTTGTCAGCTCCAATTTTAAAAAGAAGTAAAATGGAAGTGTGGCCAACGGGTTATATGTTGATTGACGGGGGGAATAAAACCTCTGTTTCTTATATGAGTAATACCAATCCCATTCCTCATGATAAGTATGATATCGCGGTAAGTACGGCTATTGCGGGTGAACTTCTAGGTCTCCAGCTTATTTATATGGATGCAGGAAGTGGGGCAGAGAAGATGATCAGTGAAAAAATGATTGCTTCTGTAAAAAGAGCAATAGAAATCCCTTTAGTAATTGGTGGAGGAATTAATTCTGTATCAAAAGCAAAAAGCGCCTGGAAATCAGGCGCTGATGTTGTGGTTGTAGGGAATGCTATTGAGCAAAATCCCGACTTACTAATTGAAATGACTGAAGCTAAGATTGTGCTCAATCAGCAATTAAACGTTCATTAA
- a CDS encoding phage holin family protein codes for MKKSKLLGLLGIENIIESLQKLIEVRIAIIKDEVEDKIAEKIAKFLPILFVFLFLSLVVLFASFTLGFYLAELLDSFVYGFGIVTLFYLLLTVIFYFLKDSKSLKNSFKKPEDQESENQ; via the coding sequence GTGAAAAAAAGTAAACTCTTAGGGCTTTTGGGAATAGAAAATATAATAGAATCGCTACAGAAATTAATAGAAGTACGAATTGCCATCATTAAAGACGAGGTAGAAGATAAGATTGCTGAGAAGATAGCGAAATTCCTTCCTATACTTTTTGTATTTCTATTCTTAAGTTTAGTGGTGTTGTTTGCCAGCTTTACTTTAGGCTTCTATTTGGCTGAACTTTTGGATAGTTTTGTTTATGGTTTTGGAATCGTAACATTATTCTATTTATTACTAACGGTGATCTTTTATTTTTTAAAAGACAGCAAAAGCCTAAAGAATTCGTTTAAAAAACCAGAGGATCAAGAATCTGAAAATCAGTAA
- a CDS encoding BadF/BadG/BcrA/BcrD ATPase family protein, whose translation MRQLIADSGSSKTDWRIINEDGSIQQLKTKGINPYLIPGNELLDSLKNELSEIVKIEFDIIHFYGAGCGQSKNKAKIKSVLNSIFKNSKVLVEDDMLAAARASCLNQLGIVCILGTGANACFYDGKSITQKMISLGYALGDEGSGNYIGKMILKAYLENELSEKLQTAFKNTFPEVTLENALENIYQKPYANRYFAQFFEFVLLHQKEKYCFELMTDAFQQFLEKSVLKFDHHQEYPIHFVGSVAFHANSIMRMVLNKNHLTAGNFMESPIAGLTLYHKNQNS comes from the coding sequence TTGAGGCAGCTTATAGCAGATAGTGGATCGAGTAAAACAGATTGGAGGATTATTAATGAGGATGGATCTATTCAGCAGCTCAAAACAAAGGGTATAAATCCGTATTTAATACCAGGAAATGAGCTTCTAGATAGTTTAAAGAATGAATTGAGTGAAATTGTAAAGATCGAATTTGATATCATTCATTTTTATGGAGCGGGCTGTGGGCAATCAAAAAATAAAGCCAAAATAAAATCAGTACTTAATAGTATTTTCAAGAATAGTAAAGTTTTGGTAGAAGATGATATGCTAGCAGCAGCAAGAGCATCATGTTTAAACCAATTGGGCATAGTATGCATTTTAGGAACAGGTGCGAATGCCTGTTTTTACGATGGAAAAAGCATTACGCAAAAAATGATTTCTCTTGGTTATGCATTAGGTGATGAAGGAAGTGGTAATTATATCGGTAAAATGATATTAAAAGCCTATTTAGAAAACGAATTATCTGAAAAACTACAAACGGCTTTTAAAAATACTTTCCCCGAAGTTACATTAGAAAATGCCTTAGAAAATATCTATCAGAAACCGTATGCAAATCGCTATTTTGCTCAGTTTTTTGAGTTTGTATTACTGCATCAAAAAGAAAAATACTGTTTCGAATTAATGACAGATGCATTTCAGCAGTTTTTAGAAAAGTCAGTATTGAAATTCGACCATCATCAGGAATATCCTATTCACTTTGTAGGAAGTGTGGCTTTCCATGCTAATTCCATCATGAGAATGGTACTGAACAAAAATCATTTAACAGCCGGAAACTTTATGGAAAGTCCTATTGCTGGCCTTACGCTCTATCACAAAAATCAGAATTCATGA
- the murQ gene encoding N-acetylmuramic acid 6-phosphate etherase: MSITESESNFNDLEKLSISELLTGINQEDQSVALSVQKALPQIEKAVESIVGKMRQGGRIFYIGAGTSGRLGILDASECPPTFGVDHNTVIGLIAGGDHAIRKAVEFAEDDQNQAWKDLLEYKISENDFLIGIAASGRTPYVIGGLKTAQEKNIKTACITCNPDSAVVEFSDYPIEVPVGPEFVTGSTRMKAGTAQKMVLNMISTTAMIQLGKVKGNRMIDMQLSNDKLVDRGTKMIMLELKIKYDAAKKLLLEHGSVRKAIEACKG, from the coding sequence ATGAGCATTACAGAATCAGAATCAAATTTTAATGATTTAGAAAAATTATCTATCTCTGAATTATTAACAGGTATAAATCAAGAAGATCAATCCGTAGCATTATCCGTTCAAAAAGCTTTACCGCAAATTGAAAAAGCTGTTGAATCGATAGTGGGTAAGATGAGGCAAGGAGGTCGTATTTTTTATATTGGAGCCGGTACCAGTGGGCGCTTAGGAATACTGGATGCCTCTGAATGCCCTCCTACTTTTGGAGTTGATCACAATACAGTGATAGGGTTAATTGCTGGGGGCGATCATGCGATTAGAAAAGCTGTAGAATTTGCTGAAGATGACCAGAATCAAGCCTGGAAAGATCTTTTAGAATATAAAATCTCTGAAAATGATTTTTTAATTGGAATTGCAGCATCGGGTAGAACCCCTTATGTAATCGGTGGACTTAAAACTGCACAAGAAAAAAACATCAAAACGGCCTGCATTACCTGCAATCCTGATTCTGCAGTGGTTGAATTTTCAGACTACCCTATTGAAGTTCCCGTTGGGCCGGAGTTTGTTACAGGAAGTACCCGAATGAAAGCGGGCACCGCACAAAAAATGGTGCTCAATATGATTTCAACCACGGCTATGATTCAATTAGGCAAAGTAAAAGGCAACCGAATGATAGATATGCAACTGAGCAATGATAAGCTGGTGGATCGCGGTACGAAAATGATTATGCTGGAGCTTAAAATTAAATATGATGCAGCTAAAAAATTATTGCTTGAACATGGATCTGTAAGAAAGGCTATTGAGGCTTGCAAAGGGTGA
- a CDS encoding SprT-like domain-containing protein, with the protein MTHYEKQIYKRISRFIPESATDLAFELWQQKPFRFVISKARNTKLGDFRIKPGEEAVITVNENLNPYSFLITYVHEVAHHWVYEQYKGRVSPHGVEWKLAFKELMLPFQNTTIFPEEVLKALNLYMRNPKAASLSDIHLAKALKNHDPINPDEVSLLDVEKGQKFKLENRVFEKLESRRTRVRCKEIKSGKYYLVHKMAMIIPVK; encoded by the coding sequence ATGACGCATTACGAAAAACAAATATATAAGCGGATTAGTCGATTTATTCCTGAATCAGCTACTGATTTAGCCTTCGAACTTTGGCAACAAAAACCTTTTCGTTTTGTGATCTCAAAAGCTAGGAATACCAAATTGGGTGACTTCAGAATTAAGCCAGGTGAGGAGGCAGTGATTACGGTGAATGAAAATTTAAATCCTTATTCCTTTCTTATCACTTATGTACATGAAGTGGCGCATCATTGGGTATATGAACAATATAAGGGTAGGGTGAGTCCACATGGGGTAGAATGGAAATTAGCTTTTAAAGAATTGATGCTGCCTTTTCAGAATACAACAATCTTCCCAGAAGAGGTTTTAAAAGCTTTGAATCTCTATATGCGAAACCCTAAGGCCGCTTCCTTATCTGACATTCATTTGGCGAAGGCTTTAAAGAATCATGATCCTATTAATCCGGATGAAGTTAGCTTATTAGATGTTGAGAAAGGGCAAAAGTTTAAATTAGAAAATCGTGTTTTTGAAAAGCTAGAGAGTAGAAGAACAAGAGTGAGATGTAAAGAGATAAAATCGGGAAAATATTATTTAGTACATAAAATGGCGATGATTATTCCAGTTAAATAA
- a CDS encoding 1-(5-phosphoribosyl)-5-[(5-phosphoribosylamino)methylideneamino]imidazole-4-carboxamide isomerase: MIQIIPSIAIKDGKIIRVEGSDIGSAKVYDDSPIDVARKLEDNGIKVVHIVDLDGAHRSQPVNYHILEAIHGYTNLELDFTGGINTDGDISKAYEYGADYITAASVAVENKELFASWIVSYGREKITLGADALNGKIAYKGWMQNTDIDIIEHIRYFYDRGLKYVKTTDISKEGSLSGPAFDLYEKILKEFPDICVLASGGVRDIDDIRKLNDMGIFAVIFGKAYYEGNIKLEDLNEFLQ, from the coding sequence ATGATTCAAATTATTCCATCCATTGCCATAAAAGATGGCAAAATTATTAGAGTTGAAGGTTCTGACATTGGAAGCGCTAAAGTGTATGATGATTCCCCGATTGATGTTGCCAGAAAATTGGAAGATAATGGCATCAAAGTCGTGCATATTGTGGATTTAGATGGTGCCCACAGAAGCCAGCCCGTTAACTACCATATCCTGGAAGCAATCCATGGCTATACAAATCTTGAATTAGATTTTACAGGTGGTATCAATACGGATGGGGATATTAGCAAAGCTTATGAATATGGTGCTGATTATATCACTGCGGCCAGTGTCGCTGTTGAAAATAAAGAGCTTTTTGCTTCGTGGATTGTATCCTATGGGAGAGAAAAAATCACTTTAGGAGCTGATGCTTTAAATGGAAAAATTGCCTACAAAGGATGGATGCAAAATACAGACATCGACATTATTGAGCACATCCGCTACTTCTATGACCGAGGACTAAAATACGTTAAAACAACTGATATTAGTAAAGAAGGCTCATTATCAGGTCCTGCTTTTGATTTGTATGAAAAAATATTGAAAGAATTCCCAGACATCTGTGTATTAGCCAGTGGTGGAGTTAGGGATATTGATGATATCCGAAAGCTTAATGATATGGGAATATTTGCTGTAATCTTTGGTAAAGCTTATTATGAAGGTAATATCAAGCTTGAAGATTTGAATGAATTTTTACAGTAA